In Parasegetibacter sp. NRK P23, the genomic stretch TGAATGAGTTCCTTGATACGAAGCCAGGCATTACACAACCGGAGTATGCCCTGAAACCCACATTGAAAGGACATGTGCAATTGGAGAACCTTTCATTCACCTATCAGCATACCGGCATTCAGGCCCTGAAAAACATCAACCTGGAAATTAAACCGGGGGAGAAGATCGCCGTGATCGGCAAAACCGGCAGCGGTAAAACTACCCTCGCACAGCTGATCCTGCGGATGTTCGACGCCAATGAGGGTAGTCTGAAACTGGATGGAACACCCATTCAGCAGATCGACCTTGCTTACCTGCGGTCGTCACTGAGTTATGTACCGCAGGATGTGTTTCTTTTTTCAGAAACGGTGGCCAACAATATCCGTTTCGGCAGGAGAGAAGCGGATATGGACATGGTGCAGGAGGCCGCGCGGAAAGCCTGTATCCACAAGGAGATTATGGAGTTCCCCCAGCAATATGAAACCATGGTAGGGGAAAGGGGCGTAACACTGAGTGGCGGGCAGAAACAGCGTATATCCATCGCCCGGGCGCTGATCAAAGAGCCGTCGCTGGTGGTGTTTGATGATTGTCTGAGTGCGGTAGATGCCCGCACCGAAAAAGAGATACTGTCCAACCTGAATGCTTACCTTACGGATAAAACCGCCATTATTATCACCCACAGGATCTTTACCCTGCTTGAGTTTGATAAGATCGTGGTGCTGGAAGAAGGACGTATTACAGAGGCCGGAACCCATGCCGAACTGGTACGCGCGGATGGATATTATGCGTCTCTGTTCCGCAAACAACAAGAGGAAATGCCTTCAGAAGCCCCTTAAATGCTGCATTTTTTAAATCAAATTGCGGTTTAGTTAAATTTTGTCAATCCGAAAACATATTTATATTTGTAAGAACTAATTCATGAATCGTTATCTTTAAACTGTTTTAAAAAACCTACAACTGTGGCGTACGAAAACAACGACAAAAGAATGGAGAGCGTTTACAGCAAGCGCATCAGGGCTGGTAAAAGAAGGACTTACTTCTTCGACGTGAGAGCAACCCGTAGCAATGATTATTACCTGACTATCACTGAAAGCCGTAAACGTTTTGACGATAACGGTTATGACAGGCACAAAATCTTCCTCTACAAAGAAGATTTCAACAAGTTCCTGAAAGCGCTTACTGAAGCCGTGGATTATGTGAAGACCGATCTGATGCCCGATTTCGATTTCGACGCTTACAACCACGATAACGAAGATGGAGAAGATGGTTACGAAGCCGCAGCGCCTGTGCACGCTACAGTAGAAGCCGCCGCTCCGGTAGTAGCAGCGGTTCCGGTTACTGAGGCTGTAGAAGAAGAGGAAGTGCCTGTTCCTTCCTCCACTGAAGACGTAGATAAATGGTAAAAAAATATAAAGTTTCTTAGAAAAAGCCCTCCAAATCCGGAGGGCTTTTTCTATTTTTAAAGGCCCATCCTTTTAAAACCGAAACTCGTATGCGTAAAGCACTACCCGCCCTTTCCTTCTTTTCGCTGATTGTTATCGCCATCGCGCTCATTCCCCATATCACTGATCCTGTTAAACGCAAATACCGGCCTTTCGCCAAATACGATGGCATGGGAAAAGTTTTTGAACAGGAATACCTGATGACCCGTAACCCCAGAACAGGGGAGGTGCCGCGCCAGAAATTACTGGAGGCGGCAAGGTTCCGGGATGAAAAACTGCTTCGGATGGGATTGGAGCGTTCCGTTGCCGGACTGGCCTGGGAAGAGAGAGGTCCGGACAATATCGGCGGCCGCACAAGAGCATTGCTGTTCGACCTCAATGATCAGCCCAATGGGTATAAAAAAGTATGGGCCGGAGGTGTGGCCGGGGGACTATGGTACACCAACGATATTACCGCCACCACACCCGTATGGCAGCAGGTAAACGACCTGTTCGAGAATATGGCCATCAGCAGCATAGCACAGGACCCTTCCGATCCGGATATCATATACTTCGGCACCGGCGAGGGCTGGACCAACTTTGACGCCGTTCGCGGATTGGGAATATGGAAATCTACGGATGGCGGCATTTCCTGGAGCCAGCTTTCTGCTACCAATAATTCTAATTTTTACTGGACACAAAAACTGGTAGTGTTGGCGAACGGCACCTTGCTCGCCGCTACAAGATCAGGCGTATATCAATCAACCAATAACGGAACCTCCTTTACAAAAGTATTGGGGAACGGGATTGCCAGCGCTACCATCAACGATGCGGCAGATATCGAAGTAGCTGCTAACGGGTACGTTTATGCGTCACTTGGTATCAACAGTTCAAGAGATGGTATATTCAGATCCGTTGACAATGGCGATACCTGGGAAAGAATTTATACCGCTGCCGTTAATGAAGCCCGTATAGACCTGGCCTGTGCGCCTTCTGACCCCGAATACGTGTATGCAGCCGTTGCTTC encodes the following:
- a CDS encoding DUF3276 family protein, whose product is MAYENNDKRMESVYSKRIRAGKRRTYFFDVRATRSNDYYLTITESRKRFDDNGYDRHKIFLYKEDFNKFLKALTEAVDYVKTDLMPDFDFDAYNHDNEDGEDGYEAAAPVHATVEAAAPVVAAVPVTEAVEEEEVPVPSSTEDVDKW